Proteins from a single region of Butyrivibrio fibrisolvens:
- a CDS encoding DJ-1 family glyoxalase III, with translation MFNAKTDKKTAIFFADGCEEVEALTTYDILYRAGIPCTKVSINADEYVKSSHEVVIKCDTTIDKLNFDEYDMIILPGGMPGTPNLRACDKLCKEIITFAGFGKGLAAICAAPSVLAELGILMGVKACCNPSKEAELESEGALVSREQVVVSDNIITSRAMGTAIPFALAIVKYYLGDGAASYIKSNILYSG, from the coding sequence ATGTTCAATGCTAAGACTGATAAGAAGACTGCTATATTTTTTGCTGATGGATGTGAAGAAGTAGAAGCACTTACAACCTATGATATTCTGTACAGAGCAGGAATCCCCTGCACTAAAGTTTCAATAAACGCAGATGAATACGTTAAATCATCACATGAAGTCGTCATTAAATGTGATACTACTATTGATAAACTCAACTTTGACGAGTACGATATGATCATTCTTCCTGGCGGAATGCCTGGAACACCTAATCTCAGGGCTTGCGATAAGCTGTGCAAGGAGATAATCACATTTGCAGGTTTTGGCAAGGGATTAGCAGCTATATGTGCTGCTCCTTCTGTACTTGCTGAGCTTGGTATACTGATGGGTGTTAAGGCTTGCTGTAATCCGTCCAAGGAAGCAGAGCTTGAATCTGAAGGCGCGCTTGTTTCAAGAGAGCAGGTTGTTGTATCTGATAATATTATCACAAGCCGTGCAATGGGTACTGCAATTCCATTTGCACTTGCTATCGTTAAATATTATCTGGGTGATGGAGCTGCATCTTATATCAAGTCTAATATTTTATATTCAGGCTGA
- a CDS encoding MBL fold metallo-hydrolase: MDIKFLGQCGFLMEEDDMSIVIDPVLSDLQENGQSIMNYPPVMRPSDIAPDFCFCTHDHIDHLDIATVSGFANSNDKTRFVIPSGCKKTLVQNGIPEDRIITFDDGESKILTQSGIVFKVKDNSKSINENSIEVTAISTAHPVHKLDADGLDRNLLYSILWNGHRYVHLGDTYRTDRLVKSLKKLGHIDVLFSPINGRDDEREARGIIGNLSGKETALLALELKVSVVYPMHFDMVKGNTADPAEFVEEMERIGGKTEYVIPKKISD; this comes from the coding sequence ATGGATATTAAATTCTTGGGGCAGTGCGGATTTCTAATGGAAGAGGATGATATGAGTATAGTTATAGATCCTGTTCTTTCTGATCTTCAGGAAAATGGGCAGTCTATCATGAATTATCCTCCTGTGATGAGGCCTTCAGATATAGCACCTGACTTTTGCTTTTGCACACATGATCACATCGATCACCTTGATATCGCGACAGTCAGCGGCTTCGCAAATTCTAATGATAAGACAAGATTCGTGATTCCATCCGGATGCAAAAAGACTCTTGTTCAAAATGGTATACCTGAAGACAGGATCATAACCTTTGATGATGGTGAGAGCAAGATCCTGACACAAAGTGGTATTGTTTTCAAAGTTAAAGATAATTCCAAAAGTATTAATGAAAATAGTATAGAAGTAACTGCTATCTCTACAGCGCATCCTGTTCACAAGCTTGATGCAGACGGACTTGACAGGAATCTTTTATATTCGATCCTTTGGAATGGGCACAGATATGTGCATCTTGGGGATACTTATCGCACAGACAGGCTTGTTAAGAGTCTTAAAAAGCTTGGGCATATCGACGTGCTCTTTTCCCCGATCAATGGAAGAGATGATGAGAGAGAAGCAAGAGGTATAATCGGTAACCTCTCCGGCAAGGAAACGGCGCTTCTGGCGCTGGAACTTAAGGTATCGGTTGTCTATCCAATGCACTTTGATATGGTAAAAGGCAATACAGCTGACCCGGCAGAATTCGTTGAAGAGATGGAGAGGATCGGCGGCAAAACGGAGTATGTGATACCAAAGAAGATCAGTGATTGA
- a CDS encoding 8-oxo-dGTP diphosphatase — protein MVVSTLCYLEKDDKYLMLLRNKKEHDVNEGKWIGVGGKCEKGESPEGCVIRETFEETGIKLENLKMRGVLTFSSEGWEDEYIFVFTSDKFSGSITDCNEGELRWIDKDKIMDLNLWDGDRIFLKIMLESDEFFSIKLSYKGDEIVDQQLYTY, from the coding sequence ATGGTTGTTTCAACACTTTGTTATTTGGAAAAAGATGATAAGTATTTAATGCTCCTTAGAAATAAAAAAGAGCATGATGTTAATGAAGGTAAATGGATCGGAGTCGGCGGCAAATGTGAAAAGGGAGAAAGTCCTGAAGGATGCGTTATTCGCGAAACTTTTGAAGAGACCGGTATAAAGCTTGAAAATCTTAAGATGCGAGGTGTTCTGACGTTTTCATCAGAAGGATGGGAAGATGAGTATATCTTCGTTTTCACATCTGATAAGTTTTCAGGAAGCATTACTGATTGTAACGAAGGAGAGCTTCGCTGGATCGATAAAGATAAGATCATGGATCTTAATCTTTGGGATGGCGACAGGATCTTTCTTAAGATCATGCTGGAAAGCGACGAGTTCTTTTCTATAAAGTTGTCCTATAAGGGCGATGAGATCGTGGATCAGCAGTTGTATACCTATTGA
- a CDS encoding EAL domain-containing protein, producing the protein MYCFCYGDWMIFSFKKAHNRIVKNFSKRVLSLLVLMCVLSFASLYSIQSSAMMDDGEQSIGIGVNATRTPTAATPSSGEGKVVRVGWYEASYNYTDKFGRKTGIAYEYQQKIVTYTGWTYEYVEGTWPELLQMLMNGDIDLLSDVSFTAERAESILYPSLPMGTESYYIYVSPNNTELMSDDVSVFNNKKFAVNQGSIQEEILKDWARTNGITANIVEIIDQSNDESIDLLQTGDVDVFVSLDTYGRREECAPVCKIGSSDYYFAVSAQRPDILTDLDHALKTIQNEDPFYNQRLYQKYIWTFSTGIIFTKEERQWLENNSTIKVGYRDNYEPFCFEDDGYISGALKDFLEYASACVDGTVINYEAVAFGTTEEAIAALDAGEIDAVFPVNMSAYDSEEGDLFVTTPIMSTEIYALVRTGEDKAVFDAEGTRVVLLEGNVNFDNFVKDYFPEWEISWQPTLDKVYAAVENGTADCAMVNGYRINTNDRLRRRHKLSLLDTGEKMEFSFAVRRSDTILFSILDKTVSAIEEPVVDAMLSKYTNTTTKVSFSDYLRDNWAVAFAVTTVLVFLMLFLLLTRLKSDKMAQERQMLITATERDSLTGLYTRNIFFEYSSRMYRENPSNMMDAIVMNIEQFHVVNALYGWNFGDTVLKGLGDEIKKIIGGGAGIACRTTADRFEIYTKHIDDYQGLFDRFQRRLDECTEDVNIFLRMGVMPWHDGLEPVQLFDRARAACNMTRSGRHSRLVVFNEEMRTKEILEQRLLNDLKYAIENKEFLVYFQPKYNVQVDPPVIGSAEALVRWKHHELGMIPPGDFISLFEKSSQIGILDRYVWAETARYIAQWKEKYGKVIPISVNLSRIDIFDPDLEKTIEGIVEETGIGRENLHLEVTESAYTEGEEQILEVIRCFRSKGYHIEMDDFGTGYSSLNMLSRMSIDVLKLDRSFIKDIKGEDDDSKDVQMVELILDIARSLKLVVVAEGVETKEQMEFLKKRGCDLIQGFYFSKPLPADEFEEKAIKD; encoded by the coding sequence ATGTACTGTTTTTGTTATGGTGATTGGATGATTTTTTCTTTCAAAAAGGCACATAACAGAATAGTAAAAAATTTCTCGAAGAGGGTTCTGTCTCTTCTTGTTTTGATGTGCGTCTTGTCTTTTGCTTCCCTGTATTCAATTCAAAGCTCTGCCATGATGGATGATGGTGAACAAAGCATTGGCATAGGTGTAAATGCCACCAGGACTCCGACTGCTGCAACGCCTTCGAGCGGCGAAGGTAAAGTGGTTCGCGTTGGATGGTATGAAGCTTCTTACAATTATACTGATAAATTTGGCAGAAAAACTGGAATCGCATACGAATATCAGCAGAAGATAGTAACATATACAGGCTGGACCTATGAGTATGTAGAAGGTACATGGCCGGAGCTTTTGCAGATGCTAATGAACGGCGATATCGATCTTCTTAGCGATGTATCTTTTACCGCAGAAAGAGCTGAGAGCATTCTCTATCCATCGCTCCCTATGGGCACGGAATCTTATTATATCTATGTAAGCCCGAATAACACGGAGCTGATGTCTGACGATGTTAGCGTTTTTAATAACAAAAAATTCGCCGTTAACCAGGGTAGCATACAGGAAGAGATACTTAAAGACTGGGCCAGAACCAATGGCATAACAGCAAACATCGTTGAGATTATTGACCAGTCGAATGATGAATCTATAGATTTGTTACAGACTGGCGACGTTGATGTTTTTGTTTCACTTGATACATATGGAAGAAGGGAAGAATGCGCTCCTGTTTGTAAGATAGGGTCATCTGATTATTACTTTGCTGTAAGTGCTCAAAGACCTGACATTCTTACAGATCTTGACCATGCCCTTAAAACAATTCAAAACGAAGATCCATTCTATAATCAAAGGTTATATCAGAAATACATCTGGACATTTAGCACAGGTATTATTTTCACCAAGGAAGAAAGACAGTGGCTTGAAAATAACTCTACGATCAAAGTGGGATATAGGGATAACTATGAACCATTCTGCTTTGAAGATGATGGATATATATCCGGTGCACTTAAGGATTTCCTCGAGTATGCTTCTGCTTGTGTTGATGGTACTGTGATCAATTATGAAGCAGTAGCATTTGGAACTACTGAGGAAGCAATAGCTGCCCTTGATGCAGGCGAAATAGATGCTGTATTCCCGGTGAATATGAGTGCTTATGACAGTGAAGAAGGAGATCTTTTTGTAACTACTCCTATTATGAGTACTGAGATCTATGCTCTTGTAAGAACAGGAGAAGACAAGGCTGTTTTTGATGCAGAAGGAACCAGAGTTGTTCTTCTTGAGGGCAACGTTAATTTTGATAACTTTGTAAAAGATTATTTTCCAGAATGGGAGATATCCTGGCAACCAACCCTGGATAAAGTTTATGCGGCTGTTGAAAACGGAACTGCAGACTGTGCCATGGTCAACGGCTACAGAATAAATACCAATGACAGATTAAGGCGCAGGCACAAATTGTCACTTCTTGATACCGGCGAGAAGATGGAATTTTCTTTTGCCGTAAGAAGGAGTGACACTATACTGTTTTCGATACTTGATAAAACAGTAAGTGCCATAGAAGAACCTGTTGTTGATGCAATGCTTTCAAAATATACAAATACTACAACAAAGGTATCATTTTCCGATTATCTTAGAGATAACTGGGCCGTTGCATTTGCGGTAACAACAGTATTGGTATTCCTAATGCTGTTCCTCCTTCTTACAAGACTTAAATCAGATAAGATGGCACAGGAGCGTCAGATGCTGATCACTGCAACTGAGCGCGATTCGCTTACAGGACTCTATACCAGAAACATCTTCTTTGAGTATTCGAGTCGTATGTATAGGGAAAATCCGTCTAACATGATGGATGCTATCGTAATGAATATCGAGCAGTTCCATGTAGTTAATGCCTTGTATGGCTGGAACTTCGGAGATACGGTACTTAAAGGCCTTGGCGATGAGATAAAAAAGATAATAGGTGGAGGCGCCGGAATTGCCTGCAGAACTACAGCAGACAGGTTCGAAATATATACTAAACATATAGATGATTATCAGGGATTGTTTGACCGCTTCCAAAGACGTCTTGATGAGTGTACGGAGGACGTTAATATCTTCCTTAGGATGGGTGTAATGCCGTGGCATGATGGCCTTGAGCCGGTACAGCTCTTTGATAGAGCAAGAGCTGCCTGCAATATGACAAGGAGCGGACGCCATTCAAGACTTGTGGTCTTCAATGAAGAGATGAGGACCAAAGAGATCCTTGAACAAAGACTTCTAAACGACCTTAAATATGCCATTGAGAACAAAGAGTTCCTTGTATACTTCCAGCCAAAATATAACGTGCAGGTGGATCCTCCTGTGATAGGCAGTGCTGAAGCTCTTGTAAGGTGGAAGCACCACGAGCTTGGAATGATACCTCCGGGCGATTTTATTTCTCTTTTTGAAAAGAGCAGTCAGATAGGTATTCTGGATCGTTATGTATGGGCTGAAACTGCAAGATATATAGCGCAGTGGAAAGAAAAATACGGTAAGGTGATCCCTATTTCTGTTAACTTAAGCCGCATTGATATATTCGATCCTGACCTTGAAAAGACAATTGAAGGAATAGTCGAAGAAACCGGAATAGGGCGTGAAAATCTCCATCTGGAAGTCACTGAATCAGCCTATACTGAGGGCGAAGAGCAGATACTTGAAGTTATAAGGTGTTTTAGAAGTAAAGGCTATCATATCGAGATGGATGATTTCGGAACAGGTTATTCATCTCTTAATATGCTGTCTCGTATGTCTATTGATGTTCTTAAGCTTGACAGGAGCTTCATCAAGGATATCAAGGGAGAAGATGATGACAGCAAGGATGTACAAATGGTAGAGCTTATCCTCGATATCGCAAGAAGCCTTAAGCTCGTAGTTGTAGCAGAAGGTGTTGAGACCAAAGAGCAGATGGAATTCCTGAAAAAGAGAGGCTGTGATCTGATCCAGGGCTTCTATTTCTCAAAACCGCTTCCTGCTGATGAATTTGAGGAGAAGGCGATTAAAGATTGA